One window of the Periophthalmus magnuspinnatus isolate fPerMag1 chromosome 6, fPerMag1.2.pri, whole genome shotgun sequence genome contains the following:
- the lyrm5b gene encoding LYR motif-containing protein 5B: protein MANPLRSEVVRLYKNLLYLGREYPKGGDYFRDRLRAAFAKNKSVQDPEKIKEMIARGEYVARELEALYYLRKYRAMKQRYYKDS, encoded by the exons ATGGCAAACCCCCTAAGATCTGAAGTGGTTcggctttataaaaat CTGTTGTATCTTGGACGGGAGTATCCCAAAGGTGGAGACTACTTCAGAGACCGTCTAAGAGCAGCGTTTGCCAAAAACAAGTCAGTCCAGGACCCAGAGAAGATTAAGGAGATGATCGCAAGAGGAGAGTATGTGGCCCGTGAGCTGGAGGCACTGTACTATCTGAGGAAATACAGAGCCATGAAGCAAAGATATTATAAGGACAGTTAA
- the si:ch211-59o9.10 gene encoding lateral signaling target protein 2 homolog isoform X1, which produces MAEAYGDSSDSDSPGLNRGCLLLDPEDLICSDMSIIVPETPSPQHGKRRRTCNNRDEHSSPAAVSGSSRLSELTRGSSRRPKRRKLSNSKADSSHGFFSAPSVEEFPLGSWLESPHPSTSSSSSSSSSSSSSSSSSSSSSSSASSSSSYLSYLSPAYERDGASTSTESIEDVIPVYPFTQASPPTHRPLSPGSLSFLTDEERRWLNGEQTPTATAVEEIVISDEDDEAVVRTAQMEEDEALARSLQAQFDSEQAETHRSHHPLHHHLHRPPPPHSHMLNPFNPYLEHSWMPRILAAVSGFEEDFLGPGTRRGQSRGRRRNEMPSFSDDLMGNDYEALLAFEERQGAVVSKKLSRREIQRFPTKKFQSTSAAGNTQCQICFCDYTDGEKLRMLPCFHDYHVQCIDRWLKDNTTCPICRANLADGVSLEPNNH; this is translated from the exons ATGGCGGAGGCGTATGGGGACAGCTCTGACTCGGATAGTCCTGGGTTGAACCGAGGCTGTCTGCTGCTGGACCCCGAGGATCTGATCTGCTCCGATATGTCCATTATCGTCCCGGAGACTCCCAG CCCTCAGCATGGAAAACGGAGAAGGACATGCAACAACCGGGATGAACATTCTAGTCCT GCTGCCGTCAGTGGCTCATCCAGACTCTCTGAACTCACCCGGGGCTCATCTCGCCGTCCCAAACGACGGAAACTAAGCAACTCCAAAGCAGACTCAAGTCATGGGTTTTTCTCTGCTCCGTCGGTCGAAGAGTTTCCTTTGGGCAGTTGGCTGGAGTCTCCTCATCCCAGcacttcctcctcatcttcttcttcttcctcctcctcctcttcatcatcttcctcctcttcatcttcttcctcagcctcttcttcctcatcctATTTGTCTTACTTAAGCCCTGCCTACGAACGAGACGGGGCTTCGACCTCGACTGAATCCATAGAAGACGTTATTCCTGTTTACCCTTTTACGCAGGCATCTCCTCCCACCCACAGACCGCTCAGCCCTGGGTCACTGTCCTTTCTCACAGACGAAGAGAGAAGATGGCTGAATGGAGAACAGACACCGACTGCGACAG CAGTAGAGGAGATTGTGATCAGTGATGAGGACGATGAGGCTGTGGTTCGTACAGCGCAGATGGAGGAAGATGAGGCTTTAGCCCGAAGTTTACAG GCTCAGTTTGACAGTGAACAGGCCGAGACACACAGGAGTCATCATCCTCTCCACCATCACCTTCATAGACCCCCACCACCTCACAGCCACATG CTGAATCCATTTAATCCGTATCTGGAGCATAGCTGGATGCCTCGAATCCTGGCAGCTGTTTCAGGGTTTGAAGAAG ATTTTCTCGGTCCAGGCACAAGACGTGGACAATCGAGAGGTCGGAGGAGAAACGAAATGCCCAGTTTTTCAGATGACCTTATGGGAAATGATTATGAG GCTCTGTTGGCATTTGAGGAACGACAGGGGGCAGTTGTGTCGAAGAAACTTAGTCGAAGAGAAATCCAAAGGTTTCCAACCAAGAAATTCCAGTCTACAAGTGCAGCTGGCAACACACA ATGCCAGATTTGTTTCTGCGACTACACTGATGGAGAGAAGCTGAGGATGCTGCCCTGTTTCCACGACTACCACGTCCAATGCATCGACAGGTGGCTGAAG GACAACACGACGTGCCCCATCTGTCGGGCCAATCTTGCGGATGGTGTTTCACTGGAGCCGAACAACCATTGA
- the si:ch211-59o9.10 gene encoding E3 ubiquitin-protein ligase Arkadia isoform X2: MAEAYGDSSDSDSPGLNRGCLLLDPEDLICSDMSIIVPETPSPQHGKRRRTCNNRDEHSSPAAVSGSSRLSELTRGSSRRPKRRKLSNSKADSSHGFFSAPSVEEFPLGSWLESPHPSTSSSSSSSSSSSSSSSSSSSSSSSASSSSSYLSYLSPAYERDGASTSTESIEDVIPVYPFTQASPPTHRPLSPGSLSFLTDEERRWLNGEQTPTATVEEIVISDEDDEAVVRTAQMEEDEALARSLQAQFDSEQAETHRSHHPLHHHLHRPPPPHSHMLNPFNPYLEHSWMPRILAAVSGFEEDFLGPGTRRGQSRGRRRNEMPSFSDDLMGNDYEALLAFEERQGAVVSKKLSRREIQRFPTKKFQSTSAAGNTQCQICFCDYTDGEKLRMLPCFHDYHVQCIDRWLKDNTTCPICRANLADGVSLEPNNH; this comes from the exons ATGGCGGAGGCGTATGGGGACAGCTCTGACTCGGATAGTCCTGGGTTGAACCGAGGCTGTCTGCTGCTGGACCCCGAGGATCTGATCTGCTCCGATATGTCCATTATCGTCCCGGAGACTCCCAG CCCTCAGCATGGAAAACGGAGAAGGACATGCAACAACCGGGATGAACATTCTAGTCCT GCTGCCGTCAGTGGCTCATCCAGACTCTCTGAACTCACCCGGGGCTCATCTCGCCGTCCCAAACGACGGAAACTAAGCAACTCCAAAGCAGACTCAAGTCATGGGTTTTTCTCTGCTCCGTCGGTCGAAGAGTTTCCTTTGGGCAGTTGGCTGGAGTCTCCTCATCCCAGcacttcctcctcatcttcttcttcttcctcctcctcctcttcatcatcttcctcctcttcatcttcttcctcagcctcttcttcctcatcctATTTGTCTTACTTAAGCCCTGCCTACGAACGAGACGGGGCTTCGACCTCGACTGAATCCATAGAAGACGTTATTCCTGTTTACCCTTTTACGCAGGCATCTCCTCCCACCCACAGACCGCTCAGCCCTGGGTCACTGTCCTTTCTCACAGACGAAGAGAGAAGATGGCTGAATGGAGAACAGACACCGACTGCGACAG TAGAGGAGATTGTGATCAGTGATGAGGACGATGAGGCTGTGGTTCGTACAGCGCAGATGGAGGAAGATGAGGCTTTAGCCCGAAGTTTACAG GCTCAGTTTGACAGTGAACAGGCCGAGACACACAGGAGTCATCATCCTCTCCACCATCACCTTCATAGACCCCCACCACCTCACAGCCACATG CTGAATCCATTTAATCCGTATCTGGAGCATAGCTGGATGCCTCGAATCCTGGCAGCTGTTTCAGGGTTTGAAGAAG ATTTTCTCGGTCCAGGCACAAGACGTGGACAATCGAGAGGTCGGAGGAGAAACGAAATGCCCAGTTTTTCAGATGACCTTATGGGAAATGATTATGAG GCTCTGTTGGCATTTGAGGAACGACAGGGGGCAGTTGTGTCGAAGAAACTTAGTCGAAGAGAAATCCAAAGGTTTCCAACCAAGAAATTCCAGTCTACAAGTGCAGCTGGCAACACACA ATGCCAGATTTGTTTCTGCGACTACACTGATGGAGAGAAGCTGAGGATGCTGCCCTGTTTCCACGACTACCACGTCCAATGCATCGACAGGTGGCTGAAG GACAACACGACGTGCCCCATCTGTCGGGCCAATCTTGCGGATGGTGTTTCACTGGAGCCGAACAACCATTGA
- the si:ch211-59o9.10 gene encoding uncharacterized protein si:ch211-59o9.10 isoform X3 gives MAEAYGDSSDSDSPGLNRGCLLLDPEDLICSDMSIIVPETPSPQHGKRRRTCNNRDEHSSPAAVSGSSRLSELTRGSSRRPKRRKLSNSKADSSHGFFSAPSVEEFPLGSWLESPHPSTSSSSSSSSSSSSSSSSSSSSSSSASSSSSYLSYLSPAYERDGASTSTESIEDVIPVYPFTQASPPTHRPLSPGSLSFLTDEERRWLNGEQTPTATAVEEIVISDEDDEAVVRTAQMEEDEALARSLQAQFDSEQAETHRSHHPLHHHLHRPPPPHSHMLNPFNPYLEHSWMPRILAAVSGFEEGTRRGQSRGRRRNEMPSFSDDLMGNDYEALLAFEERQGAVVSKKLSRREIQRFPTKKFQSTSAAGNTQCQICFCDYTDGEKLRMLPCFHDYHVQCIDRWLKDNTTCPICRANLADGVSLEPNNH, from the exons ATGGCGGAGGCGTATGGGGACAGCTCTGACTCGGATAGTCCTGGGTTGAACCGAGGCTGTCTGCTGCTGGACCCCGAGGATCTGATCTGCTCCGATATGTCCATTATCGTCCCGGAGACTCCCAG CCCTCAGCATGGAAAACGGAGAAGGACATGCAACAACCGGGATGAACATTCTAGTCCT GCTGCCGTCAGTGGCTCATCCAGACTCTCTGAACTCACCCGGGGCTCATCTCGCCGTCCCAAACGACGGAAACTAAGCAACTCCAAAGCAGACTCAAGTCATGGGTTTTTCTCTGCTCCGTCGGTCGAAGAGTTTCCTTTGGGCAGTTGGCTGGAGTCTCCTCATCCCAGcacttcctcctcatcttcttcttcttcctcctcctcctcttcatcatcttcctcctcttcatcttcttcctcagcctcttcttcctcatcctATTTGTCTTACTTAAGCCCTGCCTACGAACGAGACGGGGCTTCGACCTCGACTGAATCCATAGAAGACGTTATTCCTGTTTACCCTTTTACGCAGGCATCTCCTCCCACCCACAGACCGCTCAGCCCTGGGTCACTGTCCTTTCTCACAGACGAAGAGAGAAGATGGCTGAATGGAGAACAGACACCGACTGCGACAG CAGTAGAGGAGATTGTGATCAGTGATGAGGACGATGAGGCTGTGGTTCGTACAGCGCAGATGGAGGAAGATGAGGCTTTAGCCCGAAGTTTACAG GCTCAGTTTGACAGTGAACAGGCCGAGACACACAGGAGTCATCATCCTCTCCACCATCACCTTCATAGACCCCCACCACCTCACAGCCACATG CTGAATCCATTTAATCCGTATCTGGAGCATAGCTGGATGCCTCGAATCCTGGCAGCTGTTTCAGGGTTTGAAGAAG GCACAAGACGTGGACAATCGAGAGGTCGGAGGAGAAACGAAATGCCCAGTTTTTCAGATGACCTTATGGGAAATGATTATGAG GCTCTGTTGGCATTTGAGGAACGACAGGGGGCAGTTGTGTCGAAGAAACTTAGTCGAAGAGAAATCCAAAGGTTTCCAACCAAGAAATTCCAGTCTACAAGTGCAGCTGGCAACACACA ATGCCAGATTTGTTTCTGCGACTACACTGATGGAGAGAAGCTGAGGATGCTGCCCTGTTTCCACGACTACCACGTCCAATGCATCGACAGGTGGCTGAAG GACAACACGACGTGCCCCATCTGTCGGGCCAATCTTGCGGATGGTGTTTCACTGGAGCCGAACAACCATTGA
- the si:ch211-59o9.10 gene encoding uncharacterized protein si:ch211-59o9.10 isoform X4, producing MAEAYGDSSDSDSPGLNRGCLLLDPEDLICSDMSIIVPETPSPQHGKRRRTCNNRDEHSSPAAVSGSSRLSELTRGSSRRPKRRKLSNSKADSSHGFFSAPSVEEFPLGSWLESPHPSTSSSSSSSSSSSSSSSSSSSSSSSASSSSSYLSYLSPAYERDGASTSTESIEDVIPVYPFTQASPPTHRPLSPGSLSFLTDEERRWLNGEQTPTATVEEIVISDEDDEAVVRTAQMEEDEALARSLQAQFDSEQAETHRSHHPLHHHLHRPPPPHSHMLNPFNPYLEHSWMPRILAAVSGFEEGTRRGQSRGRRRNEMPSFSDDLMGNDYEALLAFEERQGAVVSKKLSRREIQRFPTKKFQSTSAAGNTQCQICFCDYTDGEKLRMLPCFHDYHVQCIDRWLKDNTTCPICRANLADGVSLEPNNH from the exons ATGGCGGAGGCGTATGGGGACAGCTCTGACTCGGATAGTCCTGGGTTGAACCGAGGCTGTCTGCTGCTGGACCCCGAGGATCTGATCTGCTCCGATATGTCCATTATCGTCCCGGAGACTCCCAG CCCTCAGCATGGAAAACGGAGAAGGACATGCAACAACCGGGATGAACATTCTAGTCCT GCTGCCGTCAGTGGCTCATCCAGACTCTCTGAACTCACCCGGGGCTCATCTCGCCGTCCCAAACGACGGAAACTAAGCAACTCCAAAGCAGACTCAAGTCATGGGTTTTTCTCTGCTCCGTCGGTCGAAGAGTTTCCTTTGGGCAGTTGGCTGGAGTCTCCTCATCCCAGcacttcctcctcatcttcttcttcttcctcctcctcctcttcatcatcttcctcctcttcatcttcttcctcagcctcttcttcctcatcctATTTGTCTTACTTAAGCCCTGCCTACGAACGAGACGGGGCTTCGACCTCGACTGAATCCATAGAAGACGTTATTCCTGTTTACCCTTTTACGCAGGCATCTCCTCCCACCCACAGACCGCTCAGCCCTGGGTCACTGTCCTTTCTCACAGACGAAGAGAGAAGATGGCTGAATGGAGAACAGACACCGACTGCGACAG TAGAGGAGATTGTGATCAGTGATGAGGACGATGAGGCTGTGGTTCGTACAGCGCAGATGGAGGAAGATGAGGCTTTAGCCCGAAGTTTACAG GCTCAGTTTGACAGTGAACAGGCCGAGACACACAGGAGTCATCATCCTCTCCACCATCACCTTCATAGACCCCCACCACCTCACAGCCACATG CTGAATCCATTTAATCCGTATCTGGAGCATAGCTGGATGCCTCGAATCCTGGCAGCTGTTTCAGGGTTTGAAGAAG GCACAAGACGTGGACAATCGAGAGGTCGGAGGAGAAACGAAATGCCCAGTTTTTCAGATGACCTTATGGGAAATGATTATGAG GCTCTGTTGGCATTTGAGGAACGACAGGGGGCAGTTGTGTCGAAGAAACTTAGTCGAAGAGAAATCCAAAGGTTTCCAACCAAGAAATTCCAGTCTACAAGTGCAGCTGGCAACACACA ATGCCAGATTTGTTTCTGCGACTACACTGATGGAGAGAAGCTGAGGATGCTGCCCTGTTTCCACGACTACCACGTCCAATGCATCGACAGGTGGCTGAAG GACAACACGACGTGCCCCATCTGTCGGGCCAATCTTGCGGATGGTGTTTCACTGGAGCCGAACAACCATTGA
- the actr6 gene encoding actin-related protein 6 has translation MATLVLDNGAYTAKIGYSQEKVSVIPNCQFRSKTSRLKTFTANQLDEIKDPSGLFYILPFQKGYLVNWDVQRKVWDHLFGKEMFKVDFADTSIVITEPYFNFTSIQESMNEILFEEYQFQSVLRTNAGSLSAHHYFHTNPKELCCLVIDTGFSFTHIVPYCRSRKMKDGIRRINVGGKLLTNHLKEIISYRQLHVMDETHVINQVKEDVCYVSQQFYKDMEIAQQKGEENAVMRDYVLPDFSAIKKGFCKPREEMVFSGKYKTGEQILRLVNERFAVPEMLFHPSDIGIQEMGIPEAIVHSIQSMPEEMQPHFYRNIVLTGGNTLFPGFRERLEAELRSLAPAHLPVSILLPDNPITYSWEGGKLLAQNPDYEEMVVTRDDFEENGHCVCEEKFDV, from the exons ATGGCAACGTTGGTCCTCGATAATGGAGCCTACACTGCTAAAATAGGGTACAGCCAGGAAAAAGTGAG tgtgaTACCTAACTGCCAATTTCGCTCCAAAACCTCAAGACTGAAGACATTTACTGCAAACCAACTCGATGAAATCAAGGATCCCTCTGGCCTCTTCTATATTCTTCCCTTTCAGAAA GGCTATCTGGTGAACTGGGATGTCCAGAGAAAAGTATGGGATCATCTTTTTGGGAAAGAAATGTTCAAG GTGGATTTTGCTGACACCAGTATCGTTATTACTGAGCCGTACTTTAACTTCACATCGATCCAAGAGTCGATGAATGAGATCCTTTTTGAGGAATATCAGTTTCAGTCAGTTCTGCGGACAAATG cTGGATCTCTGAGCGCCCACCATTACTTTCACACAAACCCCAAAGAGTTGTGTTGTTTGGTTATAGACACTGGTTTCTCCTTCACTCACATCGTTCCTTATTGTCGCAGCAGGAAAATGAAGGACGGCATTCGCAG aaTCAATGTGGGAGGAAAACTTCTGACAAATCATCTAAAAGAAATTATTTCATATCG ACAACTGCATGTTATGGATGAGACACATGTGATAAACCAAGTGAAAGAGGATGTCTGCTACGTTTCACAAcagttttacaaagacatggaaATAGCACA GCAAAAAGGAGAAGAGAACGCAGTGATGAGAGATTATGTTCTTCCagatttcagtgcaataaaaaagggtTTCTGCAAA CCAAGAGAAGAAATGGTGTTCAGTGGGAAGTACAAAACTGGGGAGCAGATTTTGCGTCTGGTCAATGAGCGTTTTGCTGTTCCCGAGATGCTCTTTCACCCCTCGGACATTGGCATCCAGGAGATGGGGATTCCAGAGGCCATAGTTCACTCCATACAGTCCATGCCAGAAG AGATGCAGCCCCACTTCTACCGGAACATTGTGCTGACCGGAGGAAATACTCTGTTCCCAGGATTCCGAGAGCGACTAGAGGCTGAGCTGAGGTCCCTGGCTCCTGCTCACCTCCCTGTGTCCATCCTGTTGCCGGACAA tcCCATCACTTATTCTTGGGAAGGAGGTAAACTTTTGGCCCAGAATCCGGACTACGAGGAGATGGTGGTGACGAGGGACGACTTCGAGGAAAATGGACATTGTGTTTGTGAAGAGAAGTTTGATGTTTGA
- the LOC117372584 gene encoding midkine-B-like translates to MRGLVSVTLLLLLALSLSAEAGRGKGKGNKGKPDRAKAASECTPAETEYGKCIPEQGDCGEGQREVTCKGQTNKIHCKIPCNWKKDISDCKYKFGPWGPCDAATNTKSRSGSLKKVLFNAECRDTVTVSKPCSPKVKKTRGDKKST, encoded by the exons ATGCGAGGCTTGGTTTCAGTGACACTTCTGCTGCTCCTGGCCCTGTCCCTGAGCGCAGAGGCCGGGCGAGGGAAAGGCAAAGGAAACAAAG GTAAACCGGACCGTGCCAAGGCAGCCTCCGAGTGCACCCCAGCGGAGACAGAGTATGGGAAGTGTATCCCGGAGCAGGGCGACTGTGGAGAGGGCCAGAGGGAGGTTACCTGTAAGGGTCAGACAAACAAGATCCACTGCAAGATCCCCTGCAACTGGAAGAAAGACATCA GTGACTGTAAGTACAAGTTTGGCCCCTGGGGACCCTGTGACGCTGCCACCAACACAAAGAGTCGGTCGGGCAGTCTGAAGAAGGTCCTGTTCAACGCCGAGTGCCGAGACACTGTGACTGTGTCCAAGCCCTGCTCTCCCAAAGTCAAGAAGACGAGAG GAGACAAGAAATCTACCTAA